Within the Cololabis saira isolate AMF1-May2022 chromosome 22, fColSai1.1, whole genome shotgun sequence genome, the region GTATGACACATCTGTTTGATAAACAGGTCTTCTATTTTTCCAAGAAACATGAAAAGAAACTCGCCCATGGAACAGCCTGAATAAGCAGCGACTCCACAGACAACACCTCGATTTTGGGTGAGTATGGATTTGTGATGCCAGACTGAGATTTTTCATTACTTGGTATCTGGCAGAACAAATTTTAAGTGCTGTGAAaaagaatgacagcattaaaaagtGGTAAAAGCTTTAGCGTCCCAGGAACGTTTTGCAGGCCTGAAACGCATTACTTAATGTATGTTGACAAAGGAAATAAAACCGATGTTGCAGAACAACAAATATTTTGGATTAATCCTGTCAGGTATGGAACTGACAAAACTTTTACATTTATGTATGAAATTCCATGGCATTgcaaaacattaacattaatataCAACATTGTAAGCCTACTCTCCTGGGAGAAATTAAAAAGATTAACACAAAAGTAAGACTTGCAGGGGACTGTGATTGGCTGCAGGCAAAAGGAAAGGACCCTCAAATTCATAGTGACAagcctttccttcttttcagaGAAGAAATGCCCAAAGACATTCCTCCCCCATCGTTTAAATCACGACTGAAATTCTGACCTGGTTTCATTTAAGCACTGTTCATAAACGATCATACGAAATCCCATTTGACCCATTTAATAGTTCACTAACTAGTACTATTCAAATATTGAAAATGAGGTATGTTGTTTTAATGAGAGGAATATCAAGGCCATAAACCACTTCATATATTTATCATAAATGATGAGAAACTAAAGAAATTGTTGAAAGATGCATGAGTGGAAATGGCATTGCAATATCTACACATTTGCTGTCTCATAAAGTTGTAAActgtgtttaaaatagttaatcTAAACTCCTAGACTCTTACACAAATATTTAACAAGCACGGCCATCTTCTGTGGCATATTAATTGCATCGGCCATTTCTAAAACAGAAATAGAAGCACAAAAAACTCAGAAAACATAGAGTTGAACTGCCCAACAAATTGGTATTGTTGATACTGCCTGCCATGACTAGAGGGTTTGCATTTACTTTGTGTTAAGGAAGCCCTGTTCTGAGGGCAGCACAGCAGTTTCCCCAAAATAGAGCTGAGAGCAGCTGCAGCCGGGTGGCTCAAATCAGAAGGACATCAAAGCGGCTGCCGCCACCCGCCCACTCTGATCATAAGTACTAATGGTGTAATGGGGGACTGGAAGGTCAGTGATTGTTTTCTGTTAGAGGTTACTAGAGCTTTCCGAAGCACAAACTGACACTATAACTAAAGTTGACGTTATTGCAAGGCAAACACCAGGTCAGACGTCACATCTGTGGCTGTAGTAAACACATGCCatcatttgaaaaaataaataaataaaaaataaaaaaatagccaGAGAAATGAAGGAAAATATTTGTAGAATATTAGTATGTATATGAGGGAGTGTATAATGAGAAATACCATTAAAATGCGAAAGGCCTGTGCATCAGGAGCATTACACTCCAGCAGAAAGCACCTCTGGGTCAAACGGCACAATTTACAGGCACGCTCAGTATTCTACTCTTAGTGTCATGGCTCAGATAACTCAGCGTCCATTTGGAAGCCTCAGATTTCAACAGTCATCACTTTTCCTGCATGAAAGAACTCCAGGCAGGATCAGGGCAAAGTCACATTCTGAACCTGACCACGGCGGCACCATGGGTCCACTTTTCAACAGTTTTTAGATTCTGATAAAGATTGCTTTCCTTGCTTGAAGGGATTTCATAAAGTGACATTTAGGGTTAGCTGTTGTACAAATAACACAGCAAATGATCTAGTTTAACATGTAGGTGTTTTAATTACCTTTATAATGCTAAGAGACATGTCAGTGCCATGGTAATTATTCGCACAACTGTCTTATGGTATTATGTGAAgtcaaaataatgaaaagtaTATTGAACTGCTGATTTTTACTGAGTGGACCTAGGAGAATGTATAAGGGTGCAGGGTACTTGTCTTCTGTGGTCAGAGTCTAGATTTATGGCCCAGCTAAATGTCTCTGTCATGTCTTCATAGCACCTGCTGTTGCTCATCACAGTAAGAGGAGGCACTGATGTGCTTCATTTTAAACACAGGCGCCCCCTGTGGAATCATCTGCACAATGTCCTGGAAATTACTATAAATTTGAAGAGTCATCTCATCAgtttatcaaaataaataaataaaaataaatgaattaaaactGCCGGAAGGTCGTCTATAATCGCATTCTTACCTAAATGCATTATTTAGATCCACTGTCTTATATAGGATAGTGAATGGGTAAATATTGTGTTTCCAGACTGGGTTTTGaaccttgtctttttttttctttctatctgTTTTATGTGCTTAGTGATTAACTATATTAACAAAAAACGTTTCCTTGTGAACATGatgaccccccccaaaaaaagagattaataatTTGTAAGGAGTGAGATAGAATTAATGCAAAGAGGAACAGATTCTTTCCACCAGTTAAACTACACGGAACTAAATTGTTGCGGACCGAGTTACGACCAAACTGGTTCCGGGTGCGGCTAACAACGGTAGCTGAAGTAAAATCTCCGCCTCAAGATCCAGCACACAGCGGTAAGAAACGTTGTTATGTCTCAGTTATATGCGATTACGAGTCTCCGTGTCTGGGACGAACCGCCAGGAATGCGTTTTAAACCGGGAACAACTTCTGAATGAAATAAATCGACTGTTTGCAAACGCGGCGGCTCGTTGGGCAGCTGCAGCTAAAGCTCTGGATAAATGTTACCGCTGCGGAGAACTGGGTTCATTAAGATAACCTGACTTAATGTGTAAAGGcagggtttccgcggggttttaaaaagtgataaatgaaaattgccaaatttaaggccattaaaagtgttaaattcactgtcagaggtattatttttttttaaattggtattattttttaccttttacattttaagctgtctattttattgtcattcacaaagtgaaataaatgtgaaacatctggtcatcaatgagtctataaatctgttctgtatagtgttctatagttaaaaatctgtattaatgttaaaaggttcgtgattaacacttaatgttgtgacagtttaaaaaaaaaatctgaaggtagtgaaaaaggtattaaattggtattaaatttaacataaggattgctgtataaaccctgaaaGGCCTTGTTTAAAAGGTCCAGTTTTGAATGATTGGCCTTTGATGAGTCGAAAccacttttatcttttattcgaCAATTTTTTTCGGTTTGCACCAAGTTAAAcgattataataaaaatatctGTGTTTGTTCTTGTATGTCCACTTCTAGGTTTTCAGGACATCCAGGACAAGATGGGTGAGAGACGTGGTTGTATTTAACGGCACTCTCCTAAAAGTACACATTGTTATGACAGTTCATGTAAAGTCTGCGCTGGTTTAAACTCTACTCCAGGTTTGTGGTTGGAGACTGAGGGTTTGTCCTGCACCTATTTGAGATTGTCAGTTTGTGTTGATGCACAGATGGCGAGGAGAGGACCTACGGTGGCTGTGAAGGGCCAGACGCCATGTACGTCAAGCTGATTTCCTCAGATGGCCATGAATTCATAGTGAAAAGAGAACATGCCTTGACATCTGGGACCATCAAAGCCATGTTAAGTGGTCCAGGTGAGAATTCAGCCAAAATGGTTAAAGACAAAACATTTTTAGTATAGTTATTATTTTGGTGTACTTTATTTGAATAACTGGGTCCTCCACAAAAGGTACTAAAAGATTTAATACACTACAAAAAGTAAAGTAATTGTTCTTAGTGTATTTGTCCAGCAGCAGTAGTGTGTTGTGATTTTGGCAAAAGCACTTATGGGTGTTAATCTTATGATatgatattcctttattagtccctaCAGCGGGGGAATTcgcagtgtacagcagcaaaggggatagtgcaaaacaagaggcatcaatagaaataataataataaatatcagagtatgacacactataaacagtactggtatatataataatagtaataataaaaaatactggtatataaaataagataacagacagatatttacataattgcagttgaatgatattgcacattattttccagtatgtacagtatatacatttattGTCGGGTTGTTgtgtatgtggtctactgtgagcagtgctggttgtgtagtctcacagctgcagggaggaaggaccttctgtagcgtTCCTTCACACATTTAGGGTGAAGAAGCCTGTCGCTGAAtgagctctccagcgctctgatggtccttcatggggtgggagtccttctccatcatggatgacagcttagccatcatcctcctctctcccaccacctgcactgtgtccagagagcaaCCCAGGACAGATCCGGCCCTTTCAATGATtttgtccagcctccttctgtctgcagctgtgatgttgctgccccagcagaccactccataaaaaatggctgatgccCCCACAGTGtcataaaatgttttcaggagTGTTTCCTGCACACCAAAAGCCCTCAGCCTCCTGAGCAGATAGAGTCTGCTCTGGCCTTTTTTGTGGAGTGCAGAGGAattagtccagtccagtttattgttgagctgaacacccaggtacttataagatgtcaccatctcaatgtcctttccctggatgttcaccggtgtcgggggggggatttattacacctgcggaaatccaccaccagttctttagttttccccgcgttgatctggaggtgattctgcaggcaccagtccacaaagtCCTGGGACAGTTCTCTGTACTCGCTATCATCTTCATCTGTGATGAGGCCGACGATAGCAGAGTCGTCAGAGAACTTTTGTAGATCTTGACTGAACAATTGATGTGGCGCTAAAAAGCCTGGAACACATGTGAAGGTACTGAAGAAGACACAAGTGTTCCTGTAAATTCTGTCATATTTAATCACCAATCATACAATTGGAAGATCTGGGCCATGCTTAGTTCTGTCTGAAACCCTGAAAATCTTGACCAGTACGAATGAGGTTTTGTTTCTAATTTTATAACCTCTGGCtctgttttaatgtattttatccACATCTTTTGCTTCTTATTGAAGCTGTTTATAAACTATCATGTTACTGACCTGCTACCAATTATTCTCAGTTAACGTATTTTGCGGATAAttaggcgcactgcattataaggcacaTTATCAATGaatgggtctattttcatacataagggtTATAGGgcacatgataaaacatatagaGCGAAAGAAAACGGTCTGGTTtgtcgaactttattcaactcattcacaataattCAGAATATTGTTCAGTGGTAACTAATACggaaaaatacactcacatttttaatcattcGTCTTCCACTAATCCACAAATACAAATTGGAGGAGATGAGCGTAGTACTACGTCCtgatctctgattggttcatcgttggcagcgatagcggacacctgaagttagtgtgagacTGTGAGGTTGggacaacgttgtattccaacatttgattataatcgGATTATGATAAGAGATTTTAACCTAACGTTGGCTTAAcgtctaattacagtaaggCAACATTGACtaaatgttggatgatggttgcttgccagcacCCCCGCGGTGGACCCGGTCCGCCGCTCCCCCGCGGTGGACCCCGTTAACTACACCGTGTGATTCACCTATCGTCCATGTCGGTGATGTGTCTGCTGTAGAATGAGcggaagctctccatcttttccatgtaatccgccgggcgctgctgctgcgctggcaccgtttcatgaagcgaaagcaccaggacggacctccatgaaaatgttcaattttcatttcttccgccagcgctGATGCTTTCAGTCGGACTCAGCCGCAACTCATGggtgcttcacacgcccccttctccctttaccgttctcatggtggctctgcctcacattaccgtaatttaggtaatagatacggcgcaccgtttcatagggcgcgcggcacattttagaaaaaaaaataatgtatgtgcgccttatggtcgcgaaaatacggtacataattagttatctaatgtTGTCTGAGGTTGCAACCCCGTATTCAACCAAGGACTGTCTTTAATACAACGTCCGTGTGTCAGCTGAATGGTGGGACAAGTGGAGCGGCTTCAACACTTACTAAagtcgcactaaaacattttgacagatctTTAAGCGCAGTGTACCATATAAAAttggttcgaggtcagtaagcacaacaagaATTCATACATAAGATGCcccggattataaggcgcactgctgatttttatttttttagaaagttTAAGGATTTTAAGAGCACCTTAtggtgcagaaaatacggtagttggcAAATAGATCCCCAGATTTTCAGCTTTCTAGTTGCCTCTGGGCTGAATATTTGCTCTTTAGAGGTGGTCAACAATTGGATCAAACAATAGCAATTAAATAAACTTGGTAACCAAAATTTAGATTTAGAAACATTTGAAAAGCCCTGATTTTTCCTCTTACAATTACACTACCACTTTCCTCACATTAGCAGAGTTTAATTTTTTCCACCTTGCATAGTGTTGTTATGAAAAATAATGCAGTCAAGTAGGTCAGTTATATCCTCATCCAATTAGTTAAATATGCAATGTTGCACTGCTATCCTTCGTTCTGTTAGTGTGAGGTTTTATAGAAAATaatttcagtgatgctgcttacttgactatatttatatggactgGAGATTACATTAACCACTCCAGTTGGTGGCACTGTAATCCTTCCAGCTCAGCCATTGTGTGGCTTTGCTACAATCTACTAATCCTGGAATACAGAACGTCCTGCAACCCTTCTATTAGTTCTGGTTCCCTTTTTGTGTTGGTTTTTAGTATCCCCCAGTTTTTACAGATTAACCTAAAATGGGATGTGATTTATACATATACAGATGTCTGTAAAATAATTATTGAACTGTATGAATTCATAATTGTATctccatatttttttattttgactgCTTACCTCTGCTTCAACCATTTACTTGCAGGACAATTTGCTGAGAATGAAACCAATGAAGTGAACTTCAGGGAGATTCCATCTCATGTCCTGTCAAAGGTCTGCATGTATTTCACCTACAAGGTCCGTTACACCAACAGTTCCACAGAAATACCTGAATTCCCCATTGCTCCGGAGATCGCACTGGAACTGCTCATGGCTGCAAATTTTTTGGATTGCTAAAGTTACAAAGATGATGTGAAAGctaaaaacatttttagatatttttttttccaagtatttaaattgttttgcaatttactttaaaatgtttttttttgctcctttgtaataatttccttaatattaaaaaatgtcattttaataTGGTATTGACCATTGCAAAATAAGAATGTGCTGATTCCACCCTCTTCTGCAGAGATATTTCCTCACCTCTCCATCTATCCAAATAAAGACTTATTTGGTGAGCACTTTGTTTTCACTTGCTACTCTGTACCATATGAAATGCATCCAACTTAAGTCATATTCACAATAAACATGCTAATACATTTTCCGTGTGTTTGACTGTTGCAGCAAAACAAAGGACAGTTTGCAGGGAGATGTATGTTACAATAATGTATTCAGTTTTTTTGTGAAGTAACAGAAAAGGATGTATCCTAAAAAGAATTTGGTCCTCATGACTATGCTTATTTCTGGGAGATTATTAGAGTTCTTTTAGGTGTATGAAAAGGGGGctgatggggggaaaaaataataattactaGTTACGTTATCGACTAGAGTATGAcatgaaataagaaaaataaatgggaAAATAACCTGACTTTGAGGATGAGGCAAGTCACCCTTCCTTACGCAGAAGTCATTGACCCACACTGGTGTCGTGACCTTCGCAGATTTTTATGCCgccttttgtttttatattataAGAAAGAACAAACAATTACTTCTTTGAGGTTGCTTCAGGGAAATAAAATTCGTGTCTAATGTTGGATGTAAAGATTAATTATCAGCGtagagcctgaattatggttccgcgttaaatcgacgcagagcctacgccgtagggtacggcgtacggtgcgtgtcgccgcgtgccctacgccgtaggttctgcgttggtgtaacgcggaaccataaatcagccttaaagcgTCTTCTTCCATCAAAACAACTTGAGTCACGTGACCCGCTGACGTAGCGTCCTCCTCTCCGCTCGGACGCGCTGGGATTTCCATCATGGCGTCGATGCAGGTAAGAGTGCGATTGACAGCGCTCCCATCTTCTAATTGTCCTTTTGGTACCTCACCGTAGGTTTTTCTCGTCCATTTGTGACCCATTTAACTCGCGTTGACATATATTTTCGGAGCAGCAGCGTTTCTCGACGGTAGCAGCAGTCAGATGAACGCTGAAGTGCTCAGGTTTAGCACTAACTAGTCCTCATCAGCAGCGAGCGGAGCTAGCATGACTCCAGCTCCAGGAACTACGTGTTGATGCTCCTCAGAGAGACCAGGGCTGACACTCAGCGGGATATTAACATCATTCAGGACTAACTCAGGCTCCACGGTCACCACGGCCGGCTAACGAGGCGCTGCGCAGATTAGAGACTAGTTTCCTGCTGATCTGAACAGGTGTATCGCTTTCATAACAAAGCCGAGGCAAATAGGTTTAATACATAAGTCACTGGAGAAGAAAATTGACCAGTAAGCCAATTATTCTCACAATTTGGACTCGTGGTCAGTTCTGTTTTAATGCCTGGATCCAGGTGGTTACTGGTACCTGACGGCCAGGTGAGGCTGGCCGAGGGATGAGCTTCCATAACCTTCTCCTGGAGTGTTTCAGCTTTTCTGCTGTGACAACATGGAGAactaaaaactcaaaattttccTGTAGTTCCCAAAACGTAATGTGTATTTTTTCAACCATGCGGTTTTATTTGAAACCAAGTTAAATGTTGATGGACCAGTAATATgacgtagtgtgtgtgtgtgtgtgtgtgtgtgtgtgtgtgtgtgtgtgtgtgtgtgtgtgtgtgtgtgtgtgtgtgtgtgtgtgtgtgtgtgtgtgtgtgtgtgtgtgtttatttatttaatcagagggagtttattgccaagtagtttaacacacacaaggaatttgttgtggtgattggtgcaatacaaaagagcaaatgatatttttggcacatgtaaatcaagatggcaagttttaaaggatgaaattctttgttttgttgttttgttttcttaaacttctcatgaagtgtttctttttcttttttttttacatgtacaaaaataaataattcaaataaaaaaaaaaaaatcaaatattaagggaaaaaatgtacaacaagttggttctaaagtgccgaagtaatgagtctgtaggaaaaaaaatgtacatgaggTGACCTGGGATGTGTGTTAATATGACGCATAAGGTCAGGCGtggagtctttacgttaatgtaacataGAGTGGTGTGAGGGGACAgtctgtggtgtgtgtgtgtgtatgtatgtatatatatatatatatatatatatatgctgttTTAAATGAAATAACTACTGGTCTAAAAACAATTTAGACCAGTAGTTATTTCATTTAAAACAGCGTCATTTATGATTTATGAATGCCTTCAAGGGCTTACAGATGTTAACAATTTGTTGCTGACTAAATAATGTATCCAAACATTGTTTATATATAGTTCATTTCATAATGTAGATGACATGACTTTAACTCCCCCGCTTTCTGTCTGTTCGCTAAGAATAAATGGTtgacataaaaataaactaaatgatgagaaaagacaTTTGTTTGGTTCTATCTAAAAGCTTAAAGAGAGCAGCTGGGGCCAGGGGGGGGAAACAACCAGACAATTAACTTGGTTGTGACATCATTGATACCTTTATTTCAAACAGACTTTACTCTTGCAAGGCACTTCATACAGATCGTACTACTGAGGCACAATATTAGGAAAAACTATGGGAAAGCATAGTTAAAAATGTAATGTCAATATGACTTTCAATCTATAAACCAATATTGGTGTTGTATGGTGTTATTTCTGTTTTGAAGCTAAAGTTGACCTTGATACCCATATAATAATGACATTTACTGTTTCTTTCCAGCCACAAACGAATACCTCagttgtaacgagtggttatttgagtttctGTTGCCTTTTCTATCAGCtcgaaccagtctggccattctcctctgacctctggcatcaacaagatatttgcgcccacagaactgccgctcactggatattttctcgttttcagaccattctctgtaaaccctagagatggttgtgcgtgaaaatcccagtagatcagtaGTTTctaaaatactcagaccagcccgtctggcaccaacaaccatgtcccgttcaaagtcacttaaaccacctttcttccccattctgatgctggtttgaactgcagcagattgtTTTGACCATGTTTacatgcattgagttgctgctatgtgattggctgattagaaatgtgCATTAACGAGCAGTTAAAgtggtgtgtgtacacacattaggtacacctgtgtttgtgtgtgtgtgtatatatatattcagtaTTGATATTGTGATGATGACCATAATTTGTCCACAAATTATGTAGCTTTATATTGTCTCAACAATGTTCCTTGAGAGGCAAGAGGCCATTTGCACTCTGCTGTGATCGTGTTAACCAAAGCAAGGAAGAAGGGGCAAGTTATTACATTCTGCATCTTTTCCCTGATTGACTTTGTAGTCCTTTTCCTGAAGCTCTTAGTGGTTTGGAAACCGTTATGAATCAAAAATTGTCCCATGAGAAAGACCTTCTGCAACTGgctttctaaacagaaacagGAGATGCAACTATTTTCACCTTTGAGAACGACTTGTGCTCATAGGTGAAAATAGGAATGCAATTTGTAATTGTtgcttaaaataaatatattaatgaTTGCTTTTTCCTGTATGAATATATTTATTGTGGTAACTTTCTAAATCTATGTagatttattctttattaaaaCCTCTGATTGAGGGAAACTGTGGTTTACTGAGTTTAGTAATATAGACTAGTTTGTACCAGAAAATCAGTGGTCCTGTCATGTGTTCAAATGCATCTGGACTCTGAACACGCACATTGCCCACTCAGATGTTCATTGGGTTGTGGAAACAGAAGTTCTACATATTGTACAGAGtgcatacatatacataaaaaCATACACTAAAATCATAAACATTGTTAGTGTTCTATAAAGGCCTTTACATGTTAAAAGCTGCTGTGTAAGTGTACACCTTTTACCACTTTTAGTTTAACATGTTACTCATTGAAATAGACAGAATCATACTTAATCCccaaagttatatttatattgttGGAGAGTAAATTACATAAGAACATATCTATATTTATACACACAAAtagcacacacaaaaaaaaaatttaaataaacatgAGTTCAGAAATTTTCAGTTAATAGATGTGGTTCAGATTTACAGATATCATCATAAATGCTGTGTTTGTTTATTGCCTGGCAACAGACGAGTGAATAAGTTGCATGCAGCGTCGGCAGGTAGTGTGGGCGAACATTTGGTTGCAGACAGCATGGCTGGAAACTTGCATCTAACAGTTCAACATCTGGGGTACAGAGGGATTCCTTTATAGTCACATGTCCAGCATTACACCATCTGTTGTTAGCAAGCGCTGCAAGCACTCCTGTCCCTCCTCTGTTGGTCTGCCTGAAACCTTTTGTCCACCCCTATTGTCTGAAATCCATGAAGAGGAATGCTGGAGTCTAAAACATTCTCCTCCTGCCACGTCTTGGAATTCATGACACTCCCGGTGTCTCCTACTAGTGCTGCAAGCTCATTCATCCCACCCCCCATGACGATTGAGGGGGGAAATGAGCTGTCTTGTCATGGAAATtcataatttaaaaagaaaaaaaaaagtcaaaaagtaccTGAGTTACTAGTAGAAGTTGTCCAGGAAGAACCGTCTTTCGAAGATTATAGTTTCAACGGAAAtgagcacaataaaaaaaaaaaaaagaaatttgtcAAGATGATACGAAGAAACACAACCCAACTGCAACCGCTGTAGTGGCAGCCATTCTGGGAATGTAGTGTTTATACAcacattttctgt harbors:
- the eloca gene encoding elongin C paralog a yields the protein MDGEERTYGGCEGPDAMYVKLISSDGHEFIVKREHALTSGTIKAMLSGPGQFAENETNEVNFREIPSHVLSKVCMYFTYKVRYTNSSTEIPEFPIAPEIALELLMAANFLDC